In Vicugna pacos chromosome 10, VicPac4, whole genome shotgun sequence, the following proteins share a genomic window:
- the LOC102543547 gene encoding olfactory receptor OR51C1-like, with protein MPSFNQSIFYPAVFFLTGIPGFETYHAWIFIPFCCLYATAISGNGMILFVIITESSLHEPMYYFLSMLSFTDLGLCLSTLVTMVGIFWFNAREISFDACIGQMFFIHGFTFMESSVLLAMAFDRFIAICNPLRYATILTNSRIIKVGFAVVIRGTVALVPLLLLLKRLSFCRSHVLHHSYCFHPDVMKLSCTDTKTNSAFGLAIVISTAALDAVLLLLSYVLIIHAGLSNASPEERKKAFGTWVSHISAVAIFYIPMISLSLVHRFGKNAPPLVHTLIANVYLPIPPVMNPIIYSVKTKKIHNTMLKIFHSKLT; from the coding sequence TGAAACTTACCATGCCTGGATCTTCATCCCATTCTGTTGTCTCTATGCCACTGCCATCTCAGGGAATGGCATGATTTTGTTTGTCATCATCACTGAGTCGAGCCTTCATGAACCCATGTACTATTTCCTTTCCATGCTGTCCTTCACGGACCTAGGGCTGTGCCTTTCCACATTGGTCACTATGGTGGGTATTTTCTGGTTCAATGCTCGAGAAATCAGCTTTGATGCCTGCATTGGTCAAATGTTCTTTATCCATGGTTTCACATTCATGGAGTCCTCAGTGCTCCTGGCAATGGCCTTTGACCGCTTCATTGCCATCTGTAACCCACTAAGATATGCCACAATCTTAACCAATTCAAGGATCATCAAAGTGGGCTTTGCAGTCGTTATTAGGGGGACAGTAGCTCTTGTGCCTTTACTCCTGCTCCTTAAGCGTCTGTCCTTCTGCCGAAGTCATGTTCTGCACCATTCATACTGTTTCCACCCTGATGTGATGAAGCTTTCATGCACAGACACCAAGACCAACAGTGCATTTGGTCTGGCCATTGTCATCTCTACTGCTGCCTTGGACGCCGTCTTGCTTCTCCTCTCCTATGTTCTGATCATCCATGCTGGGCTCAGCAATGCCTCCCCAGAAGAGCGCAAAAAGGCCTTTGGTACCTGGGTCTCACACATAAGTGCTGTTGCCATCTTCTACATCCCCATGATCAGCTTGTCACTGGTGCACAGATTTGGGAAGAATGCCCCTCCCCTTGTGCATACTCTCATTGCCAATGTTTATCTTCCCATCCCTCCTGTAATGAATCCCATAATCTACAGTGTGAAGACAAAGAAAATTCATAATACCATGCTCAAAATATTCCATTCTAAGCTAACTTAG